A single Candidatus Thorarchaeota archaeon DNA region contains:
- a CDS encoding hydroxyacid dehydrogenase, with protein sequence MTRVLIADPIAPAAQKKIEDAGLEVVVRSADKDGPITQQIKGFDCIVVRSATKVTKEVIDAADKLKLIVRAGVGLDNVDAEAAKAKGIKVMNTPEAPSISVAELVFAMFLGLARSLTQADSSMKSERWEKKKLTGMELWNKTVGIVGLGRIGTEVARRAKAFGMNVLVLAHRTDVTMKCSELGLKKSTLEEILTESDFITVHVPLLPETKGMIGAKELAKMKKTAFVVNTSRGGVIDEAALLKALDEGQIAGAGLDVFESEPPVDWKLVKHPKVIATPHVASSTQEAQEKVGDLAAEKVVGELGKK encoded by the coding sequence ATGACACGAGTACTGATTGCTGACCCAATTGCTCCTGCAGCTCAGAAGAAGATCGAGGATGCTGGCCTCGAGGTAGTTGTGCGGAGCGCGGACAAGGATGGCCCGATAACACAGCAGATAAAGGGGTTCGACTGCATTGTTGTGCGAAGCGCAACAAAGGTGACCAAGGAGGTCATCGATGCAGCAGACAAGCTGAAGCTCATTGTACGAGCTGGCGTTGGTCTTGACAACGTTGATGCCGAGGCCGCCAAGGCAAAAGGAATCAAGGTCATGAACACACCAGAGGCCCCCTCAATCTCTGTGGCTGAGCTCGTCTTTGCAATGTTCCTAGGTCTCGCTCGTAGTCTGACTCAAGCGGACAGTTCCATGAAGAGTGAGCGTTGGGAAAAGAAGAAGCTCACTGGCATGGAACTGTGGAACAAGACCGTGGGAATAGTCGGCCTCGGACGGATTGGGACAGAGGTTGCTCGAAGAGCAAAGGCATTCGGTATGAACGTTCTCGTGTTGGCACATCGCACTGACGTGACAATGAAGTGCAGCGAACTGGGGCTCAAGAAGTCTACTCTTGAAGAGATACTGACAGAGTCCGACTTCATCACTGTGCATGTGCCACTCCTGCCAGAGACGAAGGGGATGATTGGTGCAAAGGAGTTGGCCAAGATGAAGAAGACTGCCTTTGTGGTCAACACTTCACGAGGTGGAGTCATAGATGAGGCCGCGCTCCTAAAGGCGCTCGACGAGGGCCAAATTGCGGGTGCTGGACTTGATGTCTTCGAGTCAGAGCCTCCGGTCGACTGGAAGCTCGTCAAGCACCCGAAGGTGATTGCGACACCCCACGTTGCCTC
- a CDS encoding flavin reductase family protein, with amino-acid sequence MKRELKPMTAVVPCPVVLLSVGGKPRPNIITISWAANVCSSPPTVAVGIRPNRHSHGMVMEEGDFVLNIPSSTQIDASVFAGSKSGRDHDKFKECGLTPAKASKVKSPMIAECPINIECRTTQVINLGAHDLFLAEVLAVHIEESLLDEKGLLDVERTQLFTYLPLVAQYWRLGSRLTV; translated from the coding sequence ATGAAACGGGAACTCAAGCCAATGACGGCCGTTGTGCCATGCCCAGTCGTGTTGCTCAGTGTCGGGGGAAAACCCAGACCGAACATAATCACAATCTCGTGGGCTGCAAACGTGTGTAGTAGTCCTCCGACAGTGGCCGTTGGAATAAGACCGAATCGTCACAGTCACGGAATGGTGATGGAGGAAGGTGACTTCGTGCTCAACATCCCCTCATCAACACAGATTGATGCGTCAGTCTTTGCGGGGTCCAAGTCAGGACGCGACCACGACAAGTTCAAGGAGTGTGGACTCACTCCTGCAAAGGCATCCAAGGTCAAGAGCCCTATGATTGCAGAGTGCCCCATCAACATCGAGTGTCGTACAACTCAGGTGATCAACCTTGGAGCTCATGACCTGTTCTTGGCAGAGGTCCTCGCAGTCCACATAGAAGAGTCGCTCTTGGACGAGAAGGGGCTGCTTGATGTTGAGAGGACGCAGTTGTTTACCTATCTCCCGCTGGTCGCGCAGTATTGGAGACTTGGAAGCAGACTGACGGTCTAG
- a CDS encoding redox-regulated ATPase YchF, whose amino-acid sequence MTFSVGIVGKPSSGKTSFTNAACMTDFKVGSYPFTTIEANVGITHVRTVCACRDFGVKDNPKNSICIDGIRLIPVKLIDVAGLVPGAHTGRGMGNQFLDDLRQADVLIHIVDCSGSLDSEGQEVSAGSHDPVEDVRFLEDELTEWIFGIVSKDWRRISGRIRAEGAKFDDLLLEKLSGLKITRGQILKAVRDSGLKAESADKWTDEELKVFSRRLQLVSKPIIIAANKIDRPTSASNLQRLKATFPDYLVVPVSALAERVLRELEKKKIIKYIPGSEDFEIMDSTKLKETEIEQLEKIRSEILKKYKGTGVQNILNEAVFGFLHMISVYPVHDATALTDGDGNVLPDVFLVPEGTTAKEFAGVIHTDLMESFIHGVDARTKMRISDKHVLKDRDVIKIVSAKGGK is encoded by the coding sequence ATGACCTTTAGTGTGGGAATAGTCGGAAAGCCCTCTTCAGGTAAGACATCATTCACAAACGCAGCATGTATGACCGACTTCAAGGTCGGAAGCTACCCTTTCACAACAATAGAAGCGAATGTGGGCATCACGCATGTCCGCACTGTCTGTGCCTGCAGAGACTTCGGCGTCAAGGACAACCCTAAGAACTCAATATGCATTGATGGCATCCGTCTGATTCCTGTCAAGCTGATAGATGTGGCGGGCCTAGTGCCAGGCGCACACACAGGGCGTGGGATGGGAAACCAGTTTCTCGATGATCTGCGGCAGGCGGATGTTCTCATCCACATAGTGGACTGTAGCGGGTCACTGGACTCAGAGGGCCAAGAGGTCTCAGCAGGCAGTCACGACCCAGTTGAAGATGTCCGATTCCTTGAGGATGAGCTTACCGAGTGGATATTTGGAATTGTCTCAAAGGACTGGCGACGTATAAGCGGACGAATCCGTGCAGAGGGCGCGAAGTTCGACGACCTCCTCCTTGAGAAGCTGTCCGGACTGAAGATCACCCGGGGACAGATTCTCAAAGCGGTCCGCGACTCTGGGCTGAAGGCTGAGTCCGCAGACAAGTGGACTGACGAGGAACTGAAGGTCTTCTCTAGGCGTCTTCAACTGGTCTCGAAACCGATTATCATCGCGGCCAACAAGATTGACCGACCCACATCTGCGAGTAACCTGCAGAGGCTGAAGGCAACATTCCCTGACTACTTGGTTGTGCCTGTAAGCGCCCTTGCCGAACGGGTACTACGAGAACTGGAGAAGAAGAAGATAATCAAGTATATCCCCGGTAGCGAGGACTTTGAGATCATGGACTCGACCAAGCTGAAGGAGACTGAGATTGAGCAACTGGAGAAGATACGGAGCGAGATTCTCAAGAAGTACAAGGGCACTGGTGTTCAGAACATACTGAATGAGGCAGTGTTTGGCTTCCTGCATATGATATCAGTCTATCCCGTACATGACGCCACCGCACTGACTGATGGAGATGGCAATGTCCTACCTGATGTCTTCCTCGTCCCCGAGGGGACCACCGCAAAGGAGTTTGCTGGCGTAATCCACACTGACCTGATGGAGAGCTTCATTCATGGGGTCGATGCACGGACGAAGATGCGCATCTCTGACAAGCATGTGCTGAAGGACCGGGATGTCATCAAGATAGTGAGCGCCAAAGGCGGCAAGTGA
- a CDS encoding 30S ribosomal protein S27ae — protein sequence MTYKLYKVEKSGKVASSKRQCPRCEKGTYMAEHFNRFACGRCGYTEFKRKSS from the coding sequence GTGACGTACAAGCTCTACAAGGTGGAGAAGAGTGGCAAGGTCGCATCAAGCAAGCGTCAGTGTCCGCGATGTGAGAAAGGCACCTACATGGCTGAGCACTTCAACAGGTTCGCATGTGGTCGCTGCGGATACACCGAGTTCAAGCGTAAGAGCAGCTAG
- a CDS encoding 30S ribosomal protein S24e — translation MKIDILREFENKLLQRKEIDFRIEHVGSTTPSRTDVKAKVVAQLNSDPACVVITRLGSKYGIGMTRGSARIYSTPEQLRLIEHAHILKRHEPKKKKKEEEA, via the coding sequence ATGAAGATTGACATTCTGCGTGAGTTCGAGAACAAGCTGCTGCAGCGGAAGGAGATTGACTTCCGAATCGAGCATGTCGGCAGTACAACCCCCAGTAGGACCGACGTCAAGGCAAAAGTGGTGGCCCAGCTGAACTCGGACCCGGCCTGCGTTGTCATTACGCGACTTGGCTCGAAGTATGGTATAGGCATGACTCGGGGGAGTGCGAGGATATACTCCACACCTGAACAACTCAGGCTGATTGAACATGCCCACATACTGAAGCGTCATGAACCGAAGAAGAAGAAGAAGGAGGAGGAGGCCTAG
- a CDS encoding DNA-directed RNA polymerase: MYSVVTVRDTVRIPPSQFGQPLQEAALAHLRKSHENVLDRDIGLVIAVLEVLEIGQGRLMPGDGETYHAVTYQVLVFKPMRGEVIEGNVVEIMDFGAFVRMGPLDGLCHVSQICDDYITQDSKTNALLGKESGRTLQEGDQVRARITSISLESGNRSGKIGLTMRQPFLGKIGPDASWVEADVKAARGESKKEKK, encoded by the coding sequence ATTTACTCTGTCGTCACTGTAAGGGACACTGTACGGATTCCCCCGTCCCAGTTTGGACAGCCTCTACAAGAGGCTGCACTAGCGCATCTGAGGAAGAGTCACGAGAACGTCCTAGACCGTGACATCGGTCTCGTGATTGCTGTGCTTGAGGTCCTTGAAATTGGGCAAGGACGCCTCATGCCTGGTGACGGTGAGACCTACCATGCAGTCACGTATCAAGTACTGGTCTTCAAACCGATGCGTGGAGAGGTAATCGAAGGCAATGTTGTGGAGATCATGGACTTCGGTGCGTTTGTGAGGATGGGTCCACTCGATGGTCTGTGCCATGTGAGTCAGATCTGTGATGACTACATAACACAGGACTCGAAGACCAATGCTCTGCTCGGCAAGGAGAGCGGGCGCACGCTCCAGGAAGGCGACCAAGTCCGAGCTAGAATCACCTCCATAAGTCTAGAGTCCGGGAACCGCTCAGGCAAGATTGGTCTCACTATGCGCCAGCCCTTCCTCGGAAAGATTGGACCTGATGCATCCTGGGTTGAGGCTGATGTGAAGGCTGCTCGTGGTGAGTCCAAGAAGGAGAAGAAGTAG
- a CDS encoding translation initiation factor IF-2 subunit gamma has protein sequence MPRYHEGQSEVSIGTLGHVDHGKTTLVECLTGEWTDRYSYEIRRGISIKLGYAATTILKCKTCPEPDAYTTSYRAKDGKCSKCGGELEAIREISFVDSPGHESLMATCLSGASLMDGAILVIAANEPCPMPQTSEHLRAIEIVGVKNLIVIQNKIELVTPEAAREHYKQIRAFLKGTIAENAPVIPVSAVFGANMDLLVQTIEKVIPTPQRDDEATPKMYIARSFDINKPGTVPADLQGGVVGGSVIRGRLRVGDEIEIAPGSATDKGFKTIRTKIVSLQSGSGNPLQEAYPGGLIGVGTSLDPSFTRADQLAGNVLGRVGKLPKVISRMMIKPELMERVVGLETVREVGNLRLNEPLMLVIGTAATVGVITRLHGEEVELSLKRPVCAEPGQRIAIGRRVDNKWRLIGHAVL, from the coding sequence GTGCCGAGATACCACGAAGGACAATCAGAGGTCAGCATTGGCACTCTGGGTCATGTGGACCATGGAAAGACCACGCTTGTAGAGTGCCTGACGGGCGAGTGGACGGACCGGTACTCGTATGAGATAAGGCGAGGAATCTCAATCAAACTGGGCTACGCTGCCACCACCATCCTGAAGTGTAAGACTTGCCCCGAGCCGGATGCATACACAACCAGCTACAGAGCAAAGGATGGAAAGTGTAGCAAGTGTGGGGGCGAGCTCGAGGCCATTCGCGAGATATCCTTCGTTGACAGCCCCGGACACGAGTCACTGATGGCGACCTGTCTCAGTGGAGCAAGCCTGATGGACGGAGCGATACTTGTTATAGCCGCGAATGAGCCCTGTCCAATGCCCCAGACTTCTGAACACCTGCGCGCAATTGAGATTGTCGGCGTCAAGAACTTAATCGTCATCCAGAACAAGATTGAACTGGTGACCCCCGAGGCCGCCCGTGAACACTACAAGCAGATCAGAGCATTCCTCAAGGGCACCATTGCAGAGAATGCTCCGGTGATACCTGTCTCTGCTGTCTTTGGGGCGAACATGGACCTGCTGGTTCAGACCATAGAGAAGGTCATTCCCACACCACAGCGTGACGATGAAGCGACGCCGAAGATGTACATTGCCCGCTCCTTTGACATCAACAAGCCCGGCACTGTACCAGCAGACCTTCAGGGCGGCGTCGTGGGTGGGTCCGTCATCCGTGGGCGATTGAGAGTGGGAGATGAGATTGAGATTGCGCCGGGCAGTGCTACTGACAAGGGCTTCAAGACAATTCGGACAAAGATAGTCAGTCTCCAGTCCGGAAGTGGCAACCCACTCCAAGAGGCGTATCCTGGTGGACTGATTGGCGTCGGGACGTCTCTGGACCCAAGTTTCACACGCGCAGACCAACTGGCGGGCAATGTGCTGGGACGCGTTGGCAAATTGCCCAAGGTGATCTCCCGAATGATGATCAAGCCTGAGCTAATGGAGCGCGTCGTGGGTCTGGAGACCGTGAGAGAAGTAGGGAATCTCCGACTGAACGAACCACTGATGCTTGTCATTGGCACAGCTGCAACCGTTGGGGTAATCACAAGGCTGCACGGTGAAGAGGTTGAGCTGAGTCTGAAGAGACCCGTCTGTGCAGAACCCGGTCAGAGGATCGCGATAGGGCGCAGAGTGGATAACAAGTGGCGTCTGATTGGCCATGCTGTACTATGA
- a CDS encoding 30S ribosomal protein S6e, with protein sequence MPFKLVISNPETGKAIQYQLDDAKTNFLIGKRVGDVVQGDALGLPGYKLKITGGSDSSGFPIRPDVHGGGKKRVLITGPPGFRGKKRGEARRKTVRGRELTPQISQVNMRVEEKGSAPLEELVMKPS encoded by the coding sequence TTGCCGTTCAAACTGGTTATCTCGAATCCTGAGACTGGAAAGGCCATTCAGTATCAACTGGATGACGCCAAGACCAACTTTCTGATTGGCAAGCGTGTCGGGGATGTGGTACAGGGTGATGCACTGGGCCTGCCCGGATACAAGCTGAAGATAACTGGGGGTAGCGACAGCAGTGGGTTTCCGATTCGTCCCGATGTCCATGGTGGGGGCAAGAAGCGTGTGCTGATCACCGGTCCTCCTGGCTTCAGAGGTAAGAAGAGAGGTGAAGCCAGACGAAAGACCGTCCGGGGTCGAGAGCTCACTCCACAGATATCTCAGGTCAATATGAGAGTGGAGGAGAAGGGTAGCGCACCTCTTGAAGAGCTGGTCATGAAGCCCTCGTGA
- a CDS encoding site-2 protease family protein, translated as MDPVVILWLILMVYIVAYIVARAIGLERLGERGLDANTPLAILIRTQRLNSVLTRVGKRMPQWVFNVGIIIGFVGMVGGFYLFLDNLVKFFILPEEAGGVVPIIPGVTVTGLPVIYIIIGLAITLLTHEFAHGLALSRDDIPIKSSGILFFFVFFGGFVEPDDEVFEQKASRRARMRVLAAGSFSNMVWAFVFFLLLSNYAGLMSIGFNPPNGAYVYQISPGSPAENALQVGDVIVALNGTEIDTWAELSVFMNSTRPNTLLNIATLRGNFSIVLSQATANSTRGYIGIYGADYWEPKQGWEWIPGGAMYAFHVQQVLVWTFIILFSVALFNLLPIPALDGDKLLSNGLGLITDNDRLVKMIMNPIRLFALLIVVLSIVLTFMTGKSLF; from the coding sequence ATGGACCCAGTAGTCATTCTCTGGCTGATTCTCATGGTATACATAGTGGCATACATTGTTGCACGGGCGATTGGACTGGAGAGGCTAGGGGAGAGAGGACTCGACGCGAACACACCCCTGGCGATTCTCATAAGGACCCAGAGACTGAACTCAGTGCTGACTCGAGTGGGGAAGAGAATGCCTCAGTGGGTCTTCAATGTCGGAATCATCATCGGTTTCGTTGGAATGGTGGGGGGATTCTATCTCTTCTTGGACAATCTGGTCAAGTTCTTCATACTGCCGGAGGAGGCGGGTGGCGTCGTCCCGATAATACCCGGTGTCACGGTAACAGGCTTGCCGGTCATCTACATCATAATCGGTCTGGCCATAACCCTTCTGACCCACGAGTTCGCTCATGGCCTCGCCTTATCCAGAGACGACATTCCAATCAAGAGCTCAGGCATCCTGTTCTTCTTCGTGTTCTTTGGAGGGTTCGTTGAGCCAGATGACGAGGTCTTCGAGCAGAAGGCATCAAGACGGGCGAGAATGCGTGTGCTTGCCGCAGGCTCTTTCTCAAACATGGTGTGGGCATTTGTGTTCTTTTTACTCCTGTCCAACTATGCAGGGCTCATGTCGATAGGCTTCAATCCACCTAACGGCGCCTATGTATACCAGATATCTCCGGGGTCCCCGGCAGAGAACGCGCTTCAGGTCGGTGATGTGATAGTCGCCCTGAACGGCACGGAAATAGACACTTGGGCAGAGTTGTCGGTCTTCATGAACAGCACAAGACCGAACACATTGCTGAACATTGCAACACTACGGGGCAACTTCAGCATAGTCCTCTCTCAAGCGACAGCAAACTCGACAAGAGGGTACATTGGCATCTACGGGGCGGACTACTGGGAACCCAAGCAGGGATGGGAGTGGATACCCGGAGGAGCGATGTATGCGTTCCATGTGCAGCAGGTGCTGGTCTGGACATTCATTATCCTGTTCTCAGTCGCACTGTTCAACCTGCTTCCAATTCCTGCTCTTGACGGCGACAAGCTCCTCTCGAACGGACTTGGGCTGATCACAGACAATGACAGGCTTGTCAAGATGATCATGAATCCGATTCGGCTCTTTGCCCTGCTCATTGTAGTCCTTAGCATTGTCCTGACCTTCATGACCGGCAAGAGTCTGTTCTGA
- a CDS encoding TIGR00269 family protein: MVSALQCSKCDHPAVYMRRQTAERLCASCLVKTTRQRVQRTINKRGLLRENDTILVAVSGGKDSAVLLDALVAIEADYPHARLIPVTIDEGIEGYRDRALGAARQLAHDLGLQLVIRTFRQLFGLDLDSIVRNRQEGSTLGACSYCGVLRRRALNAVALELEADVIATGHNLDDEAQTVIMNLIRGDGLRLVRTNRPRDNTMDGFVPRVKPLIEIPERDIVAYAHHREIPYHDVPCPYADEALRNDLRRFLNEMEYMRPGTLYAVLRSAEALSEALRQHMVMQSNDRCQICGSPTKSSVCKACAMLEELRGGP, translated from the coding sequence ATGGTATCCGCTCTACAGTGCTCCAAGTGCGACCACCCGGCAGTCTATATGCGCCGTCAGACGGCCGAGCGGCTCTGTGCCAGCTGTCTTGTGAAGACCACACGGCAGAGGGTACAGAGGACAATCAACAAGAGGGGGCTCCTCCGAGAGAATGACACAATACTTGTAGCAGTGTCGGGAGGAAAGGACAGTGCCGTCCTTCTTGACGCTCTGGTCGCCATTGAAGCAGACTACCCCCACGCCAGGCTCATTCCCGTGACGATAGATGAGGGGATAGAGGGGTACAGGGACAGAGCACTCGGGGCAGCCCGCCAGCTCGCCCATGACCTGGGACTTCAACTGGTCATCAGGACCTTCCGCCAGCTCTTCGGACTGGACCTTGACAGCATCGTGAGGAATCGACAGGAGGGGTCAACACTGGGAGCATGCTCATACTGTGGTGTTCTCAGAAGGAGGGCGCTGAATGCGGTGGCACTTGAGCTGGAAGCCGACGTCATAGCCACGGGTCACAACCTTGATGATGAGGCCCAGACCGTCATCATGAACCTAATCAGAGGGGATGGCTTGAGGCTGGTCCGTACGAACCGTCCGCGCGACAACACCATGGACGGGTTTGTTCCACGAGTGAAACCTCTGATAGAGATACCCGAACGCGACATAGTCGCCTATGCTCATCACAGAGAGATTCCATATCATGATGTGCCATGTCCGTATGCTGACGAGGCACTCCGGAACGACCTGAGGAGGTTCCTGAACGAGATGGAGTACATGAGGCCGGGCACTCTGTATGCTGTGTTGAGGTCGGCGGAAGCGCTCTCTGAAGCTCTCAGACAGCACATGGTCATGCAGTCTAACGACAGGTGCCAGATATGTGGCAGTCCGACGAAGTCGTCCGTCTGCAAGGCGTGTGCCATGCTCGAGGAGCTACGGGGTGGACCATAG
- a CDS encoding nucleotidyltransferase domain-containing protein translates to MTKRPKVLHELRTVHYGPSHWNTLAELRKRALRVMEDLETIGLRPVVHGSVARGDVSSSSDIDIVILSLVPSYRVELAVGSGIRRELVQATPSSVLKGHIHVDDRTVISFPLFRMMSRELDFYKWGGVLDSEGIRKEERVPGVDKRLLLIQPTVTGHTESGVIGYEHLVAKRIGVGVGIAEERVRVLTRRDAVGRTGVYLTHTLTEDENFEETANALADRDPALRRTMKRRG, encoded by the coding sequence GTGACCAAGCGGCCAAAGGTGCTTCACGAACTGCGAACGGTTCACTATGGGCCGAGCCACTGGAACACACTGGCCGAACTCAGAAAGCGCGCGCTCAGAGTCATGGAGGACTTGGAGACTATCGGACTGAGACCGGTGGTCCATGGTTCAGTGGCACGAGGTGATGTGTCGAGTTCTTCCGACATTGACATTGTGATTCTCTCACTGGTCCCAAGCTACAGAGTCGAGCTTGCTGTAGGGTCCGGCATCAGACGCGAGCTGGTCCAAGCAACTCCATCCTCGGTACTGAAGGGGCACATACACGTCGATGACAGGACGGTCATCTCGTTTCCGCTCTTCAGGATGATGAGTAGAGAGCTGGACTTCTACAAGTGGGGTGGAGTACTGGACAGTGAGGGGATTCGAAAGGAGGAACGGGTTCCGGGTGTTGACAAGCGCCTTCTCCTGATTCAGCCTACAGTCACGGGACACACGGAGAGTGGAGTCATCGGATATGAGCATCTCGTCGCCAAGAGGATTGGCGTCGGTGTTGGTATTGCAGAGGAGAGAGTGAGGGTACTGACGCGACGGGATGCCGTCGGAAGGACGGGAGTATACCTGACCCACACATTGACGGAGGACGAGAACTTCGAGGAGACCGCCAATGCCCTAGCAGACCGCGACCCCGCCCTTAGGCGGACTATGAAGAGAAGGGGTTAG
- a CDS encoding radical SAM protein, translated as MVRVIKSLQRGGMLVGSLPKGCQLCTRGSKLVLFVTGLCTSSCFYCPVSERKIGRDLIFADELPVSTDDDVLYEAEAIGAEGAGMSGGDPLCRLERTEHFIRLLKERNGKEFHIHLYTSQSDADESVMRRLKEAGLDEIRFHPQCSDWSAIEAAVRLGMSVGLELPVIPGRIDSLIEAASRAEQMGLSFMNINELEASETNFARMTERGMRLASMDSASIEGSARDARSLLEWATTGLRRLTVHYCSAGFKDSVQMRNRLQRRMERTRREFEVADDTEPLLVLGVVRAPHGKSLSEEELSTISRVLTEGLQVPREMINIDQIRSRLEIAPWILEEVAEDLRHALPGPMNIEIGIAQEYPTWDRFQTLFEPL; from the coding sequence ATGGTCAGAGTAATCAAGAGCCTGCAGCGAGGGGGCATGCTTGTCGGGAGTCTTCCCAAGGGTTGTCAGCTGTGCACTCGTGGGTCAAAGCTGGTCCTCTTCGTAACGGGCTTGTGTACCAGCTCGTGCTTCTACTGTCCCGTTTCTGAACGCAAGATTGGCAGAGACCTGATCTTTGCAGATGAGTTGCCAGTCTCGACGGATGATGATGTCCTCTACGAGGCGGAGGCCATTGGTGCAGAAGGAGCAGGCATGAGCGGCGGCGACCCGCTCTGCCGTCTGGAGCGGACTGAACACTTCATACGCCTCCTGAAGGAACGGAACGGCAAGGAGTTCCACATCCATCTATACACCTCTCAGTCTGATGCGGATGAGAGTGTGATGCGTCGGCTCAAGGAGGCGGGGCTGGATGAGATACGCTTTCATCCCCAGTGCTCAGACTGGAGTGCTATCGAGGCTGCAGTCAGACTAGGTATGTCTGTGGGTCTGGAACTGCCAGTGATACCGGGTAGAATTGACAGCCTCATCGAGGCCGCCTCAAGGGCAGAGCAGATGGGGCTCTCGTTCATGAACATAAACGAACTGGAAGCGAGTGAGACCAACTTCGCCCGTATGACCGAACGGGGTATGCGGCTGGCCAGCATGGACAGTGCAAGCATCGAGGGCAGCGCCAGAGATGCAAGGAGTCTTCTAGAGTGGGCAACGACTGGACTGAGACGACTGACGGTCCACTACTGTTCGGCAGGATTCAAGGACAGTGTTCAGATGCGAAACAGACTGCAAAGAAGAATGGAGCGGACCAGACGAGAGTTCGAGGTGGCCGATGACACTGAGCCTCTGCTAGTGCTCGGTGTCGTGAGAGCACCTCACGGCAAGAGCCTGTCAGAAGAGGAACTCTCAACGATAAGCCGAGTCCTCACCGAGGGACTCCAGGTGCCCAGAGAGATGATCAACATTGACCAGATTCGAAGCAGGCTGGAGATAGCACCGTGGATACTTGAAGAGGTGGCCGAAGACCTCAGACATGCGCTTCCGGGACCGATGAACATAGAGATTGGGATTGCGCAGGAGTACCCGACATGGGACCGGTTCCAGACCCTGTTTGAGCCTCTGTGA
- a CDS encoding mRNA surveillance protein pelota, with amino-acid sequence MKVMKRDLKEGSITLQVDTLDDLWHLYNIVSSGDRVVSRTVRRVRVGDEDSRKQESVRRPMTLVLLVDDVSFHTFSNRVRIKGTILEGPSDLVSIGSHHTFNVEPGSVLTVRKDHWPEYLLKRITEAEKERASAVTLLVTIEDGSAELFLVADFGLREAVSVRTDISRKRGDQKAFDSTMEEFFSDVVSAVRSQLEQHQIGLLVIAGPGFVKEHFAEYLRKASIKSLPTLIVEGTNSIGIPGAKELLFRGIISKTVAELKIETETQLIEELITHVAKNDGLGAYGDAEVEQAVQYGAVAHLLVTDLRLRECSAEQRRWIDRLIHDVEKTRGTFHVVSTEHPAGDQLHNLGGIAAVLRFKVQ; translated from the coding sequence ATGAAGGTCATGAAGCGCGACTTGAAAGAGGGCAGCATCACACTGCAGGTCGACACCCTTGACGATCTGTGGCACCTCTATAACATAGTCAGTAGCGGGGACAGAGTGGTGTCACGGACAGTGCGCCGGGTCCGTGTTGGCGATGAGGACAGTCGGAAGCAGGAGAGTGTGCGACGACCAATGACTCTCGTACTGCTTGTCGACGACGTGTCTTTCCACACCTTCTCCAACAGAGTTCGTATCAAAGGTACGATACTCGAGGGACCGTCGGACTTGGTCAGCATAGGATCACATCATACGTTCAACGTGGAGCCGGGCAGCGTTCTGACAGTCAGAAAGGACCACTGGCCAGAGTACCTGCTCAAGCGAATCACCGAGGCGGAGAAGGAACGTGCGAGTGCGGTCACGCTCCTAGTCACAATCGAGGACGGTAGTGCTGAGCTCTTCTTGGTGGCAGACTTTGGATTACGTGAGGCTGTGAGCGTCAGGACAGACATATCCCGTAAGCGTGGCGACCAGAAGGCCTTCGACTCGACAATGGAGGAGTTCTTCTCAGATGTTGTCAGCGCAGTGCGGTCTCAGCTGGAACAGCACCAAATAGGTCTGCTTGTGATTGCAGGACCGGGATTCGTCAAGGAGCACTTCGCGGAGTATCTCAGGAAAGCAAGCATAAAGTCCCTCCCAACTCTGATTGTGGAGGGTACCAACAGCATCGGCATTCCGGGAGCCAAGGAACTCCTGTTCCGGGGCATCATCTCGAAGACTGTCGCGGAGCTCAAGATTGAGACCGAGACCCAACTCATCGAGGAGCTCATCACCCATGTGGCGAAGAACGACGGACTCGGCGCATATGGTGATGCGGAGGTTGAACAGGCCGTCCAGTACGGCGCAGTAGCGCACCTGTTAGTGACTGACCTGCGCCTCAGGGAGTGTTCTGCTGAACAGCGTCGTTGGATTGACCGACTGATACATGATGTGGAGAAGACGCGCGGCACCTTCCATGTGGTGTCGACGGAGCATCCAGCGGGGGACCAGCTTCACAATCTGGGAGGAATTGCCGCGGTGCTCCGCTTCAAGGTGCAGTGA